The following are encoded in a window of Gramella sp. MT6 genomic DNA:
- a CDS encoding TetR/AcrR family transcriptional regulator: MQEKILHIATEMFLNYGFKSVTMDDIADNMGISKKTIYAHYSTKNKLVQASGSHLLKTISEGIDEIRSRNLNPVIENFEIKQFVNQHLKGEKTSPHFQLKKYYPKVFDKLIEEQFQVLENCVGDNISRGIQQGYYRKQINVPFVCRIHFVGMMGVKDKEMFPTEQFTEEDLTGEFLNYHLRAICTPKGIKTLEEYINNEK, from the coding sequence GTGCAGGAGAAAATATTGCATATCGCAACCGAGATGTTTCTCAATTATGGTTTCAAAAGTGTAACCATGGACGATATCGCCGATAATATGGGGATATCTAAAAAGACCATCTACGCGCATTATTCTACTAAGAATAAATTGGTACAGGCCAGTGGTTCGCATTTGCTTAAGACTATTTCAGAAGGAATAGACGAAATAAGATCAAGAAACCTTAACCCCGTTATAGAGAATTTCGAGATCAAGCAATTCGTGAACCAGCATTTAAAAGGTGAGAAAACCTCCCCTCATTTTCAGTTAAAGAAATACTACCCAAAAGTTTTTGACAAACTTATTGAAGAACAATTTCAGGTACTGGAAAATTGCGTGGGAGATAATATTTCCCGCGGAATCCAACAGGGATATTATCGCAAACAGATTAATGTGCCTTTTGTATGCCGTATCCATTTTGTGGGAATGATGGGTGTGAAAGACAAGGAAATGTTCCCAACAGAACAGTTTACAGAAGAAGATCTAACCGGAGAATTTTTGAATTATCACCTTCGTGCGATCTGTACCCCTAAAGGAATAAAAACTCTAGAAGAATATATTAATAATGAGAAATAG
- a CDS encoding polyprenyl synthetase family protein translates to MLAISQYREAVIDYLHEKIKVKEPANLYEPMVYILEQGGKRLRPVLVLMATEIFDCNYKKALDAALAIEVFHNFSLVHDDIMDDAPIRRGKETVHEKWDVNTGILSGDAMLINAYQLFENYEGETFKELSSLFTKTAIQVCEGQQYDIDFETRDNVSIDDYLKMIEYKTAVLVGASLQMGAIVAKTSKECKEAIYQYGRLLGIAFQLQDDYLDAFGDPETFGKQPGGDIIENKKTFLYLKTLELANTSEALQLEHLYTISPAENSGKIEAVKALFESSGAAELTRREIENYTDKAFKILDKIELPEEKKIPLRSFGKMLMERQV, encoded by the coding sequence ATGCTTGCCATTTCCCAGTATAGAGAAGCCGTAATAGACTATCTGCACGAAAAGATCAAAGTAAAAGAACCTGCTAATTTGTATGAACCTATGGTTTATATCCTTGAACAAGGAGGGAAACGTTTGCGTCCTGTTCTGGTTCTTATGGCGACAGAGATCTTCGACTGTAATTACAAAAAAGCTCTAGATGCGGCATTGGCAATTGAAGTTTTTCATAATTTTTCTCTAGTGCATGATGATATTATGGACGATGCTCCTATTAGAAGAGGGAAGGAGACCGTTCATGAAAAATGGGATGTCAATACCGGTATTCTGTCTGGCGATGCTATGCTCATTAATGCATATCAGCTTTTTGAAAATTACGAGGGAGAAACATTCAAGGAATTATCTTCATTATTTACAAAAACTGCCATTCAGGTATGTGAAGGTCAGCAATATGATATAGATTTTGAGACCAGGGATAATGTTAGTATCGATGATTATCTAAAGATGATCGAATATAAAACTGCTGTTCTGGTTGGTGCTTCCCTGCAAATGGGAGCGATCGTGGCAAAGACTTCGAAAGAGTGCAAGGAAGCTATCTATCAATATGGGCGATTGTTAGGAATTGCATTTCAGCTGCAGGATGATTACCTGGATGCTTTTGGAGATCCTGAAACTTTTGGAAAGCAACCCGGTGGAGATATTATTGAAAACAAAAAAACCTTCCTTTATCTAAAGACCCTGGAACTGGCAAATACAAGCGAAGCCTTACAACTGGAGCATTTATACACTATTTCTCCTGCAGAGAATTCTGGAAAAATAGAGGCGGTTAAAGCTCTTTTTGAAAGTAGTGGCGCTGCAGAACTTACCCGAAGGGAAATTGAAAATTATACCGATAAAGCCTTTAAGATCCTCGATAAAATTGAATTGCCAGAAGAGAAAAAAATTCCATTACGAAGCTTTGGCAAAATGTTAATGGAGCGTCAGGTTTAG